A stretch of Aphanothece sacrum FPU1 DNA encodes these proteins:
- a CDS encoding DUF3067 family protein, which produces MTGQELHELLLSKWGRSYDIQLRQVKGKVYCQVMWKYLEQASFPLSEQEYYEHLNAIANYLTTWGTIEQVKTYVDMTKERPRLGKVVSIPLDLGERSSEWIINNE; this is translated from the coding sequence ATGACCGGACAAGAATTACACGAATTATTATTGAGTAAATGGGGACGATCTTATGATATCCAACTTCGACAAGTTAAGGGTAAAGTTTATTGTCAAGTGATGTGGAAATATCTCGAACAAGCTTCTTTTCCTCTGTCTGAACAAGAATATTATGAACATCTTAATGCTATTGCTAATTATCTCACTACTTGGGGAACCATAGAACAGGTTAAAACTTATGTGGATATGACGAAAGAACGTCCCCGTTTAGGTAAAGTTGTTAGTATTCCTTTAGACTTAGGAGAAAGAAGTTCTGAATGGATAATTAATAATGAATAA
- a CDS encoding molybdenum cofactor guanylyltransferase: MKTVSKNNLSAIILAGGQSSRMGRDKALIPIQGIPMLKRLAILAQEYTTDVYIITSWPERYQSIIPPDCHLIQEICPSRKTQGPLTAFSQALTHIKTPWIWLLACDLPNLTSPEILPWLTYLETVSEDAIALLPRHPKGWEPLCGFYRYCCLDSLQHFIDTGGRSFQSWLRQQTVAELPMRDRQVLLNCNTPQEWESNFRRLG, encoded by the coding sequence ATGAAAACAGTCTCTAAAAATAATCTCAGTGCTATTATTTTAGCAGGAGGACAAAGTTCTCGTATGGGACGAGATAAAGCATTAATTCCCATCCAAGGAATACCGATGTTAAAACGTCTTGCTATCTTGGCTCAAGAATACACTACTGATGTTTATATTATTACCTCTTGGCCCGAACGTTATCAGTCTATCATTCCCCCAGACTGTCATCTAATACAAGAAATTTGTCCCTCTCGAAAAACTCAAGGCCCTTTAACAGCTTTTAGTCAAGCATTAACCCATATTAAAACACCTTGGATCTGGTTACTTGCTTGTGACTTACCTAACTTAACCTCCCCTGAAATCCTACCCTGGTTAACCTATTTAGAAACAGTTTCAGAAGACGCGATCGCACTTTTACCTCGTCACCCCAAAGGATGGGAACCCTTATGTGGGTTTTATCGCTATTGTTGTCTAGACTCCCTGCAACACTTTATTGATACAGGGGGACGATCATTTCAAAGCTGGTTACGACAACAGACAGTTGCAGAACTTCCTATGCGCGATCGTCAAGTTTTACTCAATTGTAATACTCCTCAAGAGTGGGAGAGCAATTTTCGTAGGTTGGGTTGA
- the psbX gene encoding photosystem II reaction center X protein: MTPSLANFLWSLVWGTVIVVIPVVVGLVFISQNDKIKRNF; encoded by the coding sequence ATGACACCATCTTTAGCCAATTTCTTATGGAGTCTGGTTTGGGGAACTGTAATTGTAGTTATTCCCGTTGTTGTGGGTTTGGTTTTCATTAGCCAAAACGATAAAATCAAACGTAATTTCTAA
- a CDS encoding Ycf66 family protein → MVNFGLNSASILGIFLAVAGAGLYFLRSVRPELSRDHDIFFAAVGLLCGLILLFQGWRLDPILQFGQFLLTGAAIFFAVETIKLRGATTEQARRNSPIVDNERRVSKTRVYTEAELDQIEPYEEEQEEGYRNNRRLRGYEEPRSPRRSNYSQEEPRTSKTRRPADSYGDTEPPRKRPSRPGSSKPESYDAWEESSDMWEERPKTPRPRRPRPDSQPPETSQRPPRKRPSRPSGDQERYPTRSSQSTPTDYVDYQPIDPPMADQGTIPPSDEDLRGDRPDDNNPNRFDY, encoded by the coding sequence ATGGTAAACTTTGGGCTGAACTCGGCCAGTATCCTTGGTATTTTTCTAGCGGTTGCGGGAGCGGGCTTATATTTCTTGCGCTCTGTACGCCCCGAATTATCGAGGGATCACGATATTTTTTTTGCGGCCGTCGGCTTATTATGCGGCTTGATTTTGCTGTTTCAGGGATGGCGACTTGATCCAATTTTACAATTTGGGCAGTTTCTTTTAACAGGGGCCGCCATCTTTTTTGCGGTGGAAACCATTAAACTACGAGGGGCCACCACAGAACAAGCACGTCGTAATTCTCCTATTGTGGATAATGAACGTCGGGTTAGTAAAACGCGAGTCTATACCGAGGCCGAACTCGATCAAATCGAACCCTATGAGGAAGAACAAGAGGAAGGTTATCGCAATAATCGTCGCTTAAGAGGCTATGAAGAACCTCGTAGTCCTCGTAGGTCTAATTATTCTCAAGAAGAACCAAGAACCTCTAAAACGCGCCGTCCTGCTGATTCTTATGGCGATACTGAACCCCCTCGTAAGCGGCCTTCTCGTCCGGGTTCTTCAAAACCTGAATCTTACGATGCTTGGGAGGAATCTTCGGATATGTGGGAAGAAAGACCAAAAACCCCTCGTCCTCGTCGTCCTCGTCCAGACAGTCAGCCCCCAGAAACCTCTCAAAGACCTCCTCGTAAGCGTCCTAGTCGTCCCTCTGGCGATCAAGAACGTTATCCGACTCGCAGTTCCCAGAGTACACCTACAGATTACGTCGATTATCAACCTATCGATCCACCTATGGCCGATCAGGGAACTATACCCCCATCAGATGAGGATTTAAGAGGCGATCGCCCTGATGATAATAATCCCAATCGTTTCGATTATTAA
- a CDS encoding TolB family protein — protein sequence MRVGDSRWLRIGIVGTLISLLSACESFNRPQAPAALNSRYNDEQPTLSGDGRWLALVSNRNNNSHILLYDLRGKLFVNLPGLNQSDVIVENPSLSRTGRYLVYISSIQGRPDIALYDRATQRAELLTLGYRSWVRNPQISPDGRYVVFETAKRGQWDIEVLDRGPLIELDIPDGTPVNP from the coding sequence GTGAGGGTAGGAGATTCTCGATGGTTACGGATAGGGATAGTAGGGACTCTGATAAGCTTATTATCTGCTTGTGAGAGTTTCAACCGTCCTCAAGCTCCTGCTGCCCTTAACAGTCGTTATAATGATGAACAGCCTACTTTAAGTGGGGATGGTCGCTGGTTGGCCCTGGTATCAAATCGCAATAATAATAGTCATATTTTACTATACGATTTACGGGGTAAACTTTTTGTTAATTTGCCGGGCCTCAACCAAAGTGATGTCATTGTGGAAAATCCTAGTTTGAGTCGGACGGGTCGTTATTTGGTGTATATTTCTAGTATTCAGGGACGGCCTGATATCGCTTTGTATGATCGGGCTACCCAAAGGGCCGAATTATTAACATTAGGATATCGTAGTTGGGTGAGAAATCCCCAAATTAGTCCCGATGGACGCTATGTTGTCTTTGAAACAGCAAAACGAGGACAATGGGACATCGAGGTGTTAGATAGAGGGCCTTTAATAGAGTTAGATATTCCTGATGGTACTCCAGTAAATCCTTAA
- a CDS encoding TolB family protein: MKRFVLIFLAVLSSFIGGCTGYPRLLNFPLDGGGRSLNSRASELTPQVSSLYIVFVSDRNGSQDVYLFDAQKRVLIDLPGLNSLDEVASHPSISEDGRYIVFASSRQGRSNIYLYDRQTQQKRNLTENLAAEVRNPTINAQGTQIAFEVAKNGQWDILLYDLSGNAIP; encoded by the coding sequence GTGAAGCGTTTTGTCTTAATTTTTCTGGCGGTTTTGAGCAGTTTTATCGGAGGTTGTACGGGTTATCCTCGCCTCTTGAATTTTCCTTTAGATGGAGGAGGAAGAAGTTTAAATAGTCGTGCGTCTGAGTTGACTCCTCAAGTGAGTTCTCTTTATATTGTATTTGTATCTGATCGTAATGGTTCTCAAGATGTTTATTTATTTGATGCACAAAAACGGGTATTAATTGATTTACCGGGGTTAAATTCTCTTGATGAGGTGGCCTCTCATCCTTCTATTTCTGAGGATGGCCGCTACATTGTTTTTGCTAGTAGTCGTCAAGGAAGATCTAATATTTATCTATATGATCGTCAAACCCAACAAAAACGCAATTTAACGGAGAATTTAGCCGCAGAAGTGCGTAATCCGACAATTAATGCCCAAGGGACGCAAATCGCCTTTGAGGTGGCAAAAAATGGTCAATGGGACATCTTATTATACGATCTTTCGGGAAATGCGATTCCATAG
- a CDS encoding ATP-binding protein, with protein sequence MRNLRYYGSLGLLLIAGLLGNYFKLPLFFNIDFLFGSIATLMVVKGYGIFWGTLAALISSSITYFLWDHPYGIILFTVEAIFVGILLRRYHNLVLLDGIYWLFIGIPLVALFYGQFLSIPLTGTGLIVFKQSVNSIFNALIANLIMTYFPFYKIISYQKFNNYLSFQQTIFNLLLTFVMFPALILTVIQGNQIMDSTENEIKNELQTAIIHLKQDIMQTWYQTHLQGLKSLEPITREFLKDNTVDINNEIKLIQQAFPSFFRVYIANKESIILAAAPPVNEVGKYLIGLKINFDEPSNTQNVKNYLSPKITEIHINESNLSHLDLIIPLLNTKDKQLLGLIHGSVNLKKLSQIININLTKHSIETILLDKNNRIITSNQKQFKNQKIFNWRQNGEIKDYGDEIFQWFNIAPQSPFIKRWRNSFYVKEVSLEPTLPWKLVLRISTLPYLENLEFLYIKNLSIMLIIALLGLFMSVAVSRFVVSPILDLAQVTSNLPQKILDESQTDNFLDTHIQELSLLSNNFELMTIALKRQFREIQKAKQSLEKRVEKRTKELSILNQNLSQEIIEKQQIEQYLRDNETRYDLAISGTNYGIWDWDLATNYVYYSPVWMKILGYETEPLPYLFTTWSEKVHPDDFEGVIKNIQEHLAGKTELYENFHRLKHRDGYYIWVEAKGKCLRNEQGIATRLVGTITDITQKKQAEEDLKAAKEAAEIANITKSEFLANMSHEIRTPMNAILGFSALLQGIITETRPRSYLDSIVSSGKMLLALINDILDLSKLDSEKLKLNYEPIALRQIIEEIQKIFSEEAKQKNITLSVIIENNVPSVILFDELRLRQILFNLVGNALKFTEQGYIKIEINSQLYLPLEDISPEFCTVTIAIEDTGIGIASEQQERIFDVFTQSDGQSTRKYGGTGLGLSITRRLTEILGGQIKLESKLGKGSKFTLIFPQVRIANITEVSLDHKITNIDFNLLHQSKILVVDDILSNRELMQGYFTKTHHQILLAKDGYEAIEQAKKYHPDLIIMDLKMPNLDGIQAIKRLKKDIETQEIPIIMLTACSEETDQPYLTSLCQSFLRKPITTQQLFSELTKILPYDPPQLDIVVQDPEIEESFSELSPTDPELLEKLLQEEEIVWCTVSQTMILRDLRKFAQRLRQWGEEYQCSQLLDYAILLNTQIQELDGDNLSDTVNAFPKMWRSLP encoded by the coding sequence ATGAGAAATTTAAGATATTATGGCAGTCTGGGATTATTATTAATTGCGGGATTGTTGGGTAATTATTTTAAATTACCGCTTTTTTTCAATATTGATTTTCTTTTTGGTAGCATTGCGACTTTGATGGTGGTTAAGGGTTATGGAATTTTTTGGGGAACTCTTGCTGCATTGATAAGTAGTTCTATTACCTATTTTTTGTGGGATCATCCCTATGGGATCATTCTTTTTACAGTTGAGGCCATATTTGTTGGTATTTTATTACGTCGCTATCATAATTTAGTGTTATTAGATGGCATTTATTGGTTATTTATTGGTATCCCTTTAGTAGCATTGTTTTATGGCCAATTTTTGTCTATTCCTTTAACAGGAACTGGGTTAATTGTTTTCAAACAATCAGTTAATAGCATTTTTAATGCCTTAATTGCTAATTTAATTATGACCTATTTTCCTTTTTATAAAATTATTAGTTATCAAAAATTTAATAATTATTTATCATTTCAACAGACGATTTTTAATCTTTTACTAACATTTGTTATGTTTCCCGCTTTGATATTGACAGTTATTCAAGGAAACCAAATTATGGACTCCACTGAAAACGAAATCAAAAATGAATTACAAACAGCTATCATCCACTTGAAACAAGATATAATGCAAACATGGTATCAAACTCATTTACAAGGTCTTAAGTCTTTAGAACCCATAACCAGAGAATTTTTAAAAGATAACACAGTAGATATTAATAATGAAATTAAACTTATTCAACAAGCTTTTCCCTCTTTTTTTCGAGTTTATATTGCCAATAAAGAAAGTATTATTCTGGCGGCTGCTCCTCCAGTTAATGAAGTAGGAAAATATTTAATAGGATTAAAAATTAACTTTGACGAGCCATCAAATACCCAAAATGTAAAGAATTATCTGTCCCCAAAAATTACTGAGATACATATTAATGAATCAAATCTATCTCATCTTGATCTTATTATTCCTCTTCTTAATACTAAGGACAAACAGTTATTAGGACTGATTCACGGTTCAGTTAATTTAAAAAAACTATCTCAAATCATTAATATTAATTTAACCAAACATTCTATAGAAACTATTTTATTAGATAAAAATAATCGGATTATTACTTCAAATCAAAAACAATTCAAAAATCAAAAAATATTTAATTGGCGACAAAATGGAGAGATTAAGGACTATGGAGATGAAATCTTTCAATGGTTTAATATTGCCCCACAAAGCCCTTTTATCAAACGTTGGCGTAATTCTTTTTATGTTAAAGAAGTATCTTTAGAACCTACATTACCATGGAAGTTAGTCCTTCGTATTTCTACACTTCCTTACTTAGAGAATTTAGAATTTCTCTATATTAAAAATTTGTCTATCATGTTAATTATTGCCCTATTGGGGTTATTTATGTCTGTGGCAGTCAGTCGTTTTGTAGTATCTCCTATTTTAGACTTAGCTCAAGTGACGAGTAATTTACCTCAAAAGATTCTTGATGAGTCTCAAACAGATAATTTTCTTGATACTCATATACAAGAATTATCCTTATTATCTAATAATTTTGAGTTAATGACAATCGCTCTTAAAAGACAATTTAGGGAAATTCAAAAAGCCAAACAAAGTTTAGAAAAAAGAGTTGAAAAAAGAACAAAAGAATTATCAATACTTAACCAAAATTTATCTCAAGAAATTATTGAGAAACAACAGATAGAACAGTATTTGAGAGATAATGAAACTCGTTATGATTTAGCTATTTCTGGAACGAATTATGGGATTTGGGATTGGGATTTGGCTACTAATTATGTATATTATTCGCCCGTTTGGATGAAAATTTTAGGCTATGAAACTGAGCCTTTACCCTATTTATTTACTACTTGGTCAGAAAAAGTCCATCCTGATGATTTTGAGGGAGTAATTAAGAATATTCAAGAACATTTAGCTGGAAAAACCGAACTTTATGAAAATTTTCATCGTCTAAAACATCGAGATGGCTATTATATTTGGGTAGAAGCTAAAGGAAAATGTCTCAGAAATGAACAGGGTATTGCCACTAGGTTAGTGGGAACTATTACTGATATTACCCAGAAAAAACAAGCAGAAGAAGACTTAAAAGCAGCTAAAGAGGCAGCAGAAATTGCTAATATTACTAAGAGTGAATTTTTAGCAAATATGAGTCATGAAATTCGTACCCCAATGAATGCTATTTTGGGATTTTCTGCTCTTTTACAAGGGATAATCACTGAAACTAGACCCCGTTCTTATCTTGATTCTATTGTGTCTAGTGGCAAAATGTTACTTGCTTTAATTAACGATATTCTAGATCTATCTAAACTAGATTCCGAAAAGTTAAAATTGAATTATGAACCGATAGCTTTACGACAAATAATAGAAGAAATTCAAAAAATATTCTCAGAAGAAGCAAAACAAAAAAATATAACTTTGTCTGTTATTATTGAGAATAATGTACCTTCTGTTATCTTATTTGATGAACTAAGACTGAGGCAAATTCTATTTAATCTTGTTGGTAATGCTTTAAAATTTACGGAACAAGGCTATATTAAAATTGAGATCAACAGTCAATTATATCTCCCGTTAGAAGATATTTCTCCTGAATTTTGTACTGTAACTATTGCCATAGAAGATACGGGTATTGGTATTGCTTCAGAACAACAAGAAAGGATTTTTGATGTGTTTACTCAAAGTGATGGACAAAGTACTCGAAAATATGGAGGAACCGGACTAGGATTAAGTATTACAAGGCGATTAACGGAAATATTAGGAGGACAAATTAAATTAGAAAGTAAATTAGGGAAAGGTAGTAAATTTACCTTAATTTTCCCTCAAGTTAGAATTGCTAATATAACTGAAGTTTCTCTTGATCATAAAATCACAAATATCGATTTTAATCTACTACATCAATCTAAAATTTTAGTAGTAGATGATATTTTATCTAACAGGGAGTTAATGCAAGGATATTTTACAAAAACTCATCATCAAATTTTACTAGCAAAAGATGGATATGAAGCCATTGAACAAGCTAAAAAATACCATCCTGACTTGATTATTATGGATTTGAAAATGCCTAATCTTGATGGAATTCAAGCAATTAAACGCCTCAAAAAAGATATAGAAACTCAGGAAATTCCTATTATTATGCTAACTGCTTGTTCTGAAGAAACTGATCAACCATATTTAACCTCTCTGTGTCAAAGTTTTCTCAGAAAACCCATCACTACTCAGCAATTATTCTCAGAATTAACAAAAATCTTACCTTATGATCCGCCTCAATTAGATATTGTAGTTCAAGATCCCGAAATTGAAGAGTCTTTCTCTGAATTATCTCCCACTGATCCCGAATTATTAGAAAAGCTGCTTCAGGAAGAAGAAATTGTATGGTGTACCGTCAGTCAGACTATGATCTTAAGAGATTTACGCAAATTTGCCCAACGTTTGCGACAATGGGGAGAGGAGTATCAATGTAGTCAATTACTTGATTATGCTATCCTTCTCAATACACAAATTCAAGAATTAGATGGAGATAATCTGTCTGATACAGTTAATGCGTTTCCTAAAATGTGGCGATCGCTTCCTTAA
- a CDS encoding diguanylate cyclase, with product MKSFNPEECLILIVDDIRKNLQLLIEILDNVGYGTTFAINGIQALERVKMTKPDLILLDLMMPEMNGLEVCDKIKADSTLANIPIIFLTASNEKEHLIEAFEKGAVDYVTKPFQASELLARVKTHLQLKQTQDELRQAYAEMEIIAHSDPLTGVLNRGAIFNFAQQEFERARRYDSQFAVLMIDLDHFKYVNDTYGHDMGDIILITTVKVMGQCLRTTDCLGRYGGEEFLAILPETSVPGASDAAERIRQAIAAQSFPVENGILKITTSIGVTIYNSEDVKIDEVIKRADLAVYQAKNTGRNQVITLMNTTFNHHLSS from the coding sequence ATGAAATCATTTAACCCCGAAGAGTGCCTAATTTTGATTGTGGATGATATTCGCAAAAATCTCCAATTACTAATAGAAATACTAGATAATGTAGGGTATGGAACAACTTTTGCTATCAATGGAATTCAAGCTTTAGAACGGGTAAAAATGACAAAGCCTGATCTAATTCTCTTAGATTTAATGATGCCTGAAATGAACGGTTTAGAAGTCTGTGATAAAATAAAAGCTGATTCGACTTTGGCGAATATTCCCATTATTTTTCTGACAGCAAGTAACGAAAAAGAACACTTGATAGAAGCTTTTGAAAAAGGGGCTGTAGACTATGTTACTAAGCCGTTTCAAGCTTCTGAACTATTGGCGCGGGTAAAAACTCATTTGCAGTTAAAACAAACCCAAGACGAACTACGTCAAGCTTATGCAGAAATGGAAATAATAGCCCATAGCGATCCCTTAACTGGAGTCCTCAACCGAGGGGCAATTTTTAATTTTGCACAACAAGAATTTGAACGGGCCAGACGCTATGATTCTCAATTTGCGGTCTTAATGATTGACTTGGATCATTTTAAGTACGTTAATGATACTTATGGTCATGATATGGGGGACATAATTTTGATCACTACGGTGAAGGTGATGGGCCAATGTCTGAGAACAACGGATTGTTTGGGGCGTTATGGAGGAGAGGAATTTTTGGCTATTTTGCCAGAAACCTCTGTCCCTGGAGCATCTGATGCAGCAGAACGCATTCGTCAAGCGATCGCCGCTCAATCTTTTCCGGTGGAAAACGGCATACTCAAAATAACTACAAGTATCGGGGTGACTATTTATAATTCTGAGGATGTTAAAATCGATGAGGTGATTAAACGGGCTGATTTAGCTGTTTATCAAGCAAAAAACACAGGACGGAATCAAGTTATCACCTTGATGAATACTACTTTTAATCATCATTTATCCTCCTAA
- a CDS encoding DUF4079 domain-containing protein — MKPVDFLLIIHPTLAIVFVFPLIGIVCYFAWQTRQRRLQTLTGEKSKIPPIVGRDHVTIGRWLSSWVVGVTLLGLAHPIGENIITKQLWSSNLLQTIFILLMFVLTCVSLVFLHRSRQKHWRGIFATLTGAGVVILGCQDGVYRRTNEWYMSHYYIGIVVALLMIFSLAIIEDIYEDRSNRWRNIHIMLNCFALLLFMGQGITGSRDLLEIGKYKLGG; from the coding sequence ATGAAACCTGTAGATTTTTTGCTAATTATTCATCCTACTCTGGCGATAGTTTTTGTTTTTCCTTTAATTGGTATTGTCTGTTATTTTGCTTGGCAAACTCGTCAGAGACGGTTACAAACATTAACTGGAGAAAAAAGTAAAATTCCCCCCATTGTTGGACGAGATCATGTTACAATTGGTCGTTGGTTATCTAGTTGGGTAGTCGGGGTTACATTGTTAGGACTAGCTCATCCCATTGGAGAAAATATCATCACCAAACAGCTTTGGTCAAGCAATTTATTACAAACAATTTTTATTTTATTAATGTTTGTCTTGACTTGTGTTTCTTTGGTATTTCTTCACCGATCTAGACAGAAACATTGGCGAGGTATTTTTGCTACTTTAACAGGAGCAGGTGTAGTTATTTTAGGTTGTCAAGATGGAGTATATCGACGAACAAATGAATGGTATATGTCCCATTATTATATTGGCATTGTAGTTGCTTTACTGATGATATTTTCCCTGGCAATTATTGAAGACATTTATGAAGATAGATCAAATCGTTGGCGCAACATTCATATAATGTTAAATTGTTTTGCTTTGTTATTATTTATGGGACAAGGTATTACAGGAAGTAGAGATTTATTAGAAATTGGTAAATATAAATTAGGAGGATAA
- a CDS encoding glycosyltransferase family 2 protein — translation MNEIKKIYDQDNILVIIPVRNEQESIVNIIAFLQSLGLNKIRVIDNGSRDHSGILAQEAGAEVIFEPIPGYGQACWRGLQELTPEIEWILFCDGDGSDDLSQLPLFWQQKDNYDLILGDRTATVSGRKVMTPVQHFGNRLASFLIGLAWGYSYHDLGPLRLIRRDVLDKIEMEDRGFGWTVEMQVKAIECQLKICELPVNYYPRQGGKSKISGTISGSIKAGIIILSTLAKLYIRRLSKRQPETEKKKNKSKVLSWLSGLLLLLGTFLIIPYGDFREIEAVPHFWWGISVMGIGYILSWGIYSIGRLWFGIVTILTRLFLLFMYPGDDIWRYLWEGYLQTQGISPYNFSPNAIELLPYRTSWWLLINHLDVSAIYPPVAQWGFRFLATFGANVIIFKLGFVGADLLVCWLLYHRFGKIKSLIYAWNPLVIYSFSGGGHYDSWFILPLVGSWFIFDNIKSQDNTQIRKWILSSLLLGISIGIKWISLPILGFLVWQAFRRINLKLALLVLITGLFPLSISVLPFCTFGKCPLIPTSSTFVSHGRSAELFPYLLALVWQGSRQSNWIYALFLIAAIAFSLIKFNTFQSFNQGYFFFLLTLSPIIHAWYFTWIIPFSVGNQNLGVRLISLSAFVYFILQYRMALGDSSWVLIDRERLLLWLPFLLGYLWTIWYNINRKNIA, via the coding sequence ATGAACGAAATTAAAAAAATTTACGATCAAGATAACATCTTGGTGATTATTCCTGTTCGTAATGAACAAGAATCTATTGTTAATATTATCGCATTTTTACAGAGTTTAGGCTTGAATAAAATTCGGGTGATTGATAATGGTAGTAGGGATCATAGTGGTATTCTAGCGCAAGAAGCTGGAGCAGAGGTAATTTTTGAACCCATACCTGGTTACGGACAAGCTTGTTGGAGGGGTTTACAAGAATTGACCCCTGAAATTGAATGGATTTTGTTTTGTGACGGAGATGGAAGCGATGATTTATCACAATTACCCCTATTTTGGCAGCAAAAAGATAATTATGACTTAATTTTAGGTGATCGTACAGCAACAGTTAGTGGACGCAAAGTAATGACTCCTGTACAACATTTTGGGAACCGTTTAGCTAGTTTTCTCATTGGGTTAGCTTGGGGTTACTCTTATCATGATCTTGGCCCATTACGTTTAATTCGTCGAGATGTTTTAGACAAAATAGAAATGGAAGATCGAGGGTTTGGTTGGACAGTAGAAATGCAAGTAAAAGCAATTGAATGTCAATTAAAAATTTGCGAACTTCCGGTTAATTATTATCCCCGACAAGGAGGAAAATCCAAAATTTCTGGAACAATTTCTGGAAGTATTAAAGCAGGAATAATTATTTTAAGTACCCTAGCTAAATTATATATCAGACGATTGAGTAAAAGGCAGCCAGAAACTGAAAAAAAAAAGAATAAATCAAAAGTTTTAAGTTGGTTAAGTGGACTATTATTATTATTAGGAACTTTTTTAATTATTCCCTATGGAGATTTTAGAGAAATAGAAGCAGTTCCTCATTTTTGGTGGGGAATAAGTGTGATGGGAATAGGATATATATTATCTTGGGGTATTTATTCTATTGGAAGACTTTGGTTCGGGATAGTAACTATTTTAACTCGACTGTTTTTACTGTTTATGTATCCAGGGGATGATATCTGGCGATATCTTTGGGAAGGATATTTACAAACTCAAGGAATTAGTCCCTATAATTTTTCTCCTAATGCGATAGAATTACTCCCTTATCGTACATCCTGGTGGCTTCTAATTAATCATCTGGATGTATCTGCTATTTATCCACCTGTGGCCCAATGGGGATTTAGATTTTTAGCTACTTTTGGGGCTAATGTTATTATCTTTAAATTAGGATTTGTTGGGGCAGATTTGTTAGTTTGTTGGCTATTATATCATCGTTTTGGCAAGATAAAATCTTTAATTTATGCCTGGAACCCTTTAGTTATTTATTCCTTTTCAGGTGGCGGCCATTATGATAGTTGGTTTATTTTACCTTTAGTAGGTAGTTGGTTTATATTTGATAACATTAAATCTCAAGATAATACTCAAATAAGGAAATGGATTTTGAGCAGTTTACTATTAGGAATTAGTATCGGGATAAAATGGATCTCTTTACCCATTTTAGGCTTTTTAGTTTGGCAAGCTTTTCGTCGTATTAATCTTAAATTAGCACTGCTAGTTCTTATTACTGGATTATTCCCTTTAAGCATCAGTGTACTTCCCTTTTGTACCTTTGGTAAATGTCCCTTAATTCCTACCAGTTCAACCTTTGTTTCCCATGGAAGAAGTGCGGAATTATTTCCTTATTTATTAGCTTTGGTTTGGCAAGGTTCACGTCAATCAAATTGGATTTATGCCTTATTTTTAATCGCTGCTATTGCGTTTTCATTAATTAAGTTTAACACTTTTCAATCTTTTAATCAAGGCTATTTCTTCTTTTTATTGACCCTTTCTCCCATTATTCATGCTTGGTATTTTACCTGGATTATTCCTTTTTCTGTAGGGAATCAAAATTTAGGGGTTCGGTTGATTAGTTTATCAGCTTTTGTTTATTTTATCTTACAGTATCGCATGGCACTGGGTGATAGTAGTTGGGTTTTAATAGATAGGGAAAGGTTATTATTATGGTTGCCTTTTTTATTAGGTTATCTCTGGACAATTTGGTATAATATAAATAGAAAAAATATTGCTTAA